Proteins encoded in a region of the Anopheles aquasalis chromosome 2, idAnoAquaMG_Q_19, whole genome shotgun sequence genome:
- the LOC126581319 gene encoding uncharacterized protein LOC126581319, producing MDALSVIEKRLEHLNQLLGPLPTDESQSENLTEAILSAASFLPSASTGHLADGAARSAILESFKRKDELEAYLDPAFIEEKQDIKAKEMYINTIANDLAGTFEMLQKIKTLEPTLGAEYFRNLPDVSDQLKTMTTTMAEQKQANELLEESLVIAMQRYGEIQAGIKDSLKGMTDRLDQLEERLAQKKKEDKDI from the coding sequence ATGGATGCCCTGAGTGTGATCGAGAAACGGTTGGAGCATCTGAACCAGCTGCTCGGCCCGTTGCCAACCGACGAAAGCCAATCGGAAAACCTGACCGAGGCCATCCTTTCAGCAGCGTCCTTCCTGCCGTCCGCTAGCACCGGGCACCTCGCCGACGGAGCGGCCCGTAGCGCCATTCTGGAGTCGTTCAAGCGAAAGGACGAGCTGGAAGCGTACCTGGATCCAGCATTCATTGAGGAGAAGCAGGACATCAAGGCGAAGGAAATGTACATCAACACGATAGCCAACGATCTGGCCGGGACGTTCGAGATGCTGCAGAAAATCAAAACCCTCGAACCTACGCTCGGGGCGGAGTACTTTCGTAACCTGCCCGATGTGAGCGACCAGCTGAAGACGATgaccacgacgatggcggAACAGAAGCAGGCCAACGAGTTGCTCGAGGAAAGCCTCGTGATTGCGATGCAACGTTATGGCGAGATTCAGGCGGGAATCAAAGATTCGCTCAAAGGTATGACCGATCGTTTGGACCAGCTGGAAGAGCGCTTGgcgcagaagaaaaaggaagacaagGACATTTAA